Part of the Algiphilus sp. genome is shown below.
ACGCTGCATCAGTTGCAGGAAGCGACGATCGCGCGCCTCGCCCTCGGCCTCGGTCAGTGCGCGCACCTCGGCGGTGGTGGCAAGACCGGGCATGCCGCTGGGCGAGGCCTCGCAGCTCAGCAGATAGGCCCGCAGGGCGTCATCCGGCGGGGTACTGCCGGCCAGCATCCAGTCCATTGCGCGGCGCTCCGGCGCCAGCGGCTCGTCCCAGAGCGCGAGCCAGCCGCGCATCTGGCCGATCTCCACCAGCTGCGCCTCGCGGATGCGCTTCGCGAACGGCGCCAGTTCGGTCTCGTGCCCCTGCAGGAAGACATCGACCAGCATGAGCGCCTGATCGTGGTGCTGGCTCATGTGCTGCGCGAAGCCGATGTCGATGACACCGGGCGCGCCGGCCGCCGGCGGGTCCGCCACGGGCCGGAACCAGACGACCAGCGCGAGGCCGAGACCGACGACGGCGACCGGGAGCCAGCCCGCCGCCTTCACGAGCGCGCGTCGGCCAGCGGGTACACGCCGTTGGTGAACTCCAGCACCATGAAACCGTTGTCCATGCAGGTCACCCACAGCTGGTCGTCGACGAAGCGCGGCGGCGAGCTGCACCAGTCCGCGCTCATCTCGCCGTGGACGACGCCGAGACCCAGCGACAGCAGCTCGGGCACCGATGCCACGTAGCGCAGCACGTAGGGCACCAGCGACCCCGGCGCCGTGCCGGACGCATTCTGATCGGAGATGTGCGGCAGGATGCCGCCGCCCCAGGCGTGCAGCGAGCCGTGCAGGCGCGGCGCATCGTCGGGCCGCGCCGGCGGATTGAAGTAGGCGATCTCCACCGGGTCGCGCGGATTGCGGATGTCGAACACCCGGATGCCGGAGTTGAAGTAGCCACACGCCAGCGCGGTGGGATTCTCGGGCCGGTCGACGGTGCAGTAGTGCGCCTCGTAGCCGAAGGCACCGTTGCTGGCGACGTCCTCCTGGCGCAGCGCGGCGTTTTCGGGCTGCTGGATCTCGAGCTGGATGTGCGTGATGACCTCGGGCGCGGTCTCGTCGCTGATGTCGATGATGCGCACGCCCTCGGCGGCGAACTCGTCGGCGGC
Proteins encoded:
- a CDS encoding DUF305 domain-containing protein, whose protein sequence is MKAAGWLPVAVVGLGLALVVWFRPVADPPAAGAPGVIDIGFAQHMSQHHDQALMLVDVFLQGHETELAPFAKRIREAQLVEIGQMRGWLALWDEPLAPERRAMDWMLAGSTPPDDALRAYLLSCEASPSGMPGLATTAEVRALTEAEGEARDRRFLQLMQRHHEGGLPMLRFATEEAGHPAVRQLAERMLVDQTRELARMRSSPLLAGRSD